CTAATAGTCGTTTGAACTAACCTTTACTTAATAGAGTATATatgtttaaacaataaataaataagtttagtATGTAAGTGCGCTATAGTGCAAAGGATATCTTTAATATTATCCCCACGAGGACGTAAATTTGTCTCAAACTTCGATTCTACTTACCAACACGAGGATCAACATTTTGGCCCATCTTCAGACCAGCCAATCACAATTAAAACGCGCATGAGCTGGCTTTCAATTCTTACGTATATTATCTTGTTCAAATTCAATATCAGTTACTTTTCTATTTACAAATGAACTCCGAATTGGGATCTGTTGTTTTCTGGGGGATTCTACGCGCACGGTATCTCAAATTACATGTGACTGTTCTCTCATTTATCGAGTATATAggtttgtatatatgtattgtatttgtatatcGTCATTAATAGTTTCGTATAATATGcttatatatttcaatattgttTCAGTTAATTTCGTTGAAAGTTCTCCATTTGATTACATTGCCGAAGGACGAAAAAAAAGACTGTTTTAAAGGGAGACTCCAAAGTCGATCTCCACATGGAATGCTAGGCTAATTCAGCCGTTGCAGCTTAGCCATAATAGTTGCCTGGTGCCTGGGTGGGATAGCCCTTGGCTCCTCCGTCGGAGGAGGAGGCTCCGCCGCCCCTGGACGAGGGATTCTCACTGAAGAGGCCGCCAAAGTTTTTCGAGCTGAAGATGTCGCCCAGTCCTCCAGAACCTCCGCCTCCTTGCTGAGCGCCTCTGTTGGAATTTCCACCGCTGAGCAGACTCCCCAGGAAGCTGCtggcaccaccgccgccagcGCCTGCATTGCCACCACCGCCGGATAGGACGGATCCCAAGAGACCGCCAAGGATGTTACTGCCACCGgatccgccgccaccgccgcctcctgCTGCCGGTCCTCCGCCATAGCCACCGCTCGGCTGGTAGCCGCCAGCCGGCTGGCCACCACCGGGTCCTCCGGCTCCGCCGCCCTGCAGTTGCTTGGCTATCTGGCCTGCAATGATACCGGATACCGCTTGACTCACCGCCGGATTCGAGAAGAAATTGGAGAAGAAGCCGCCCTCCTTGTCCTTGGGTTTCtgggcaccaccaccaccattgTTTTCGTAGCCTGGGGCGGGTGGCGTGTAGCCCGGTCTGGGTTGGTATCCGCCAGGAGCTTGAGGTTGATAGCCTCCAGAGGATGGTGGCTGGTAGCCGCCGTTGTAGGGATTGTAGCCGCCGTATCCACCGttgccgccaccaccgccataTGGATTGTAGGGCGCcgcaccaccgccgccgccgccgttggAGTTGGGTAGGCTAGGGTACAGGGAGTGGCCGCCAGCCGAGAAACCACCACCATATCCGCCGCTTCCACCACCGCCCGCAGCACCACCGTTCGCACCCGCTTCCGGCAACGGGGCACTCGGGGCATTcggggcgtatgcgttatGGCCCACCTCTGGGTCTGTCGGCAAAGCAGTGCGCAAGCAGTTGGTTAGCCACAAAAGCAGGGtttcgaatcgaatggaaagCATAAGGGGGAGATAagataaaatacaaaaacgtAAACAACACAAATTAGGCGGGTgaataaacaaacgaaaatattaaaacagtCAATGGTCGGGGTGCAATAAATGGACTTAGCCTACGCGACTGATTAATTACCACACCGCTTTAAGTCTACACAACTTTGAGTTTCTGTCCGCCCAAACTTAGTCTAGTTAAGTCTTCGCTTCAGTGTTATACATTAAATATATCCATATCCGATTTCGCACACACGTGCTTACGTGTATTTAATGCTATGTACAACTCTTTAGTTTGTGGTTTTGATTAGTAAATACTCGAATACTTATTGTTTGCTCCTCCAATTCCCCGCCGTGTATGAGTCAATGTGGGCAGTACTGTCGTGGGTAATGGTagtggtattggtattggtattggtagtAGTGGTAGTGGTAGCGGGTAGTATCTTATATCGATAAAATGATTTCGGTTTGGTTAATACTGGTCGTACTGTTTACATGGTTCCGGTTCAGAGATTGCAAATGAAGTCAGCATTAGTTGGTGTCCCAAATCAAGTGtgtgcaaatacaaatacaaacgGACGGAGTAAATATGCTCGACATGAGTGTTTTTTATCCGGAATTTACAGCGACAAAATCGgtttgtttcgttttcttgGGAAGCTTTGAATCTCTGGGACCTCGTTTGCCTAACTCTGAGTGTTTGAAATGCttaacaatttgttgtttgtctctgtgatttctattttgtttaGTGTTTGAAAATTGCTTCTTGGCTTTCGattttgtatatgtatttgtatttgtatttctgGCAGTTAGTTAGTAATGTAAATGCCTTTCTGCGACagtttttgatttcttttgattCACTTTGGGAGTCTGCAGCACTTAGAGCCTAGTTttcgtttttagttttaagttttcaCTTTAGATTAGTTTTGAACACCTTAGGCTAGCTTAATTCttgttcgtttgttttttaaaatgccatttaacTTGCTTTAGTGATTATTTATTCGTATTCGTAAtcgtataaaaaaaaaacaatcggTTCTTGTTTTCACGCAGCGCACTTGGTGCTCTGCCATCGAATGTAGCTCATTATGCATTTTGATTGACATGCGTATCTTGTATCTACAACACTATCCGTctaagtatctgtatctgtatttctgactgcagcagcagtggcagtggcatcATCGAAAGCCCTGGATCCGCCAGTGTCTGGCCGCAAATTCGTAGCatcaacaaaaatgaaattaacatCAAAGTTGCCCAAATCATcacgtgtatgtgtgtgtccgtgtgtaTGTTAGCCCTGTGTGTGGCGGTCAggcttgccacgccccccctgACCAGAGGCTGGCTGGCTAAGCctgaaattaaattccaatttaattgaGCTGCAAAAAAGAGCGGCTCGCAGGGGCAGGCAGTTCCCCTTGACTGATAGCCTAAAattcacacacgcacacacacaatataCTCGCTGCCTcgtacacacacacgagcACACTCTTCTACacaatattaaattgaaattacgTATTCGCAGTGTGAGCCAGACAGCAAAGGCTGCCgagaaaaatgccaaaatacGTAGAACGAGGGTGGCAAAGGCTTACAGCTTATagtgtaattaaaatacaacCTTTGAATTGTAGTGAATTGTACGAGAAGTTAGCATCAAGATGCCCagcaaaaatgtattttcttaTCAAACAAATATAGATACTAATTCATGATCTACAAAATCATTTATAAAACGGCTTATGTTTCGGACTTGTCAAgtcaaaacaataattaagttcttgaaattacgtatacgcagcgtgggcTAAAGAGCAAAGCGGAACTACAATTGTTCCAAATATGTCAAAAATGTATCTGCAAAGTTAAAAGCTTTATAAGTAAATCATCGCCCAACTGTAATCTcgtacaatttttaaatgccaatcttactgctgctgctactgcttttacatttttcttaagcctaagccaaaacaaaaagtcaaacaaataTCAAGAAATAtggataataaaaaaataaaaaataataagtaagGCATAACCTTCGTGTGAGATCCCATTTTTACTGCTCATTTAGTTTGAAAATAACTCGTTTACTGCTTTAATATTGCTTAAATCGATGCGAAACTTACTTCATAAAACTAGTATTTTTCGCAAATCTCAGAATGAAAGCACCAGAAAGAAGAGATAAGAGTTCGGTGAATTGAAAGTGATCCTTTGTTAGTAGAACAGTTCAGTGAAAATGGGCTCATTCCAAAGGTTATCCCTAACATATGGGATGGATGTTTAATTTCCGGGGGTCTTCGGGAGTGGTGTTCTGTGGCTTTGTGCCGCTATTCTGCTGCTACCGCCCCAGCCTATTACGTGTGCGGCAGGAGGGCCAGGACGAGCCCCAAGATCAGGGCGGGCATCCCCAGTCCGCCCAGACTGCCGGCTGCCGAGGGATGCGCCTGGGTGCGCCGGTTGTAGGGGTTCTgttggttctggttctggtacTGCGGCGGCGGCTTGTTGTACATATTCGCGTTGGAGTGCTGGCTCTGGTAGCCCTGATAGCCCTGGTAGTTGCTGCCGTAGGGCGCcaggccgccgccgccgccgccgaggaTGCCCAACGTCGAGCTGGGCAGTCcgacgccgccgccgacgcCGCCATTGCCGCCGCCTCCAACGCCGCCGGGCGGACCGCCAGTCCCGGTCGGCCCGCCACCGCCATAGAATGGCAGCTGGCCAAAGATGAAGGGCGGATTGTACGGGTTCACCGGCTGCAGGCCGTGCATGGGGTAGCCGGGGTTGAGGACGCTGCCTGGATGATTGGGTTGAGGGAACTGCTGGAACGGAGGCGCCGACGTGGGCGAGTTGTACGGGAAGATGGGCATGTTCGGTATGACGGGCATGTGGTGCTTGGCCCCGAAAACGTAGTGCGGATCTATCACGCCCGTCGAGGAGGCGCCTGCCGCCCCCGCGTTGCCGCCCTTGTCGCGatcgtttccgtttccgccgttaccatttccgtttccgtggCCGTGGCCATGAGCGCCATCACCACCGCTATCGCCGCCACCCTGCTGATGGTTGTACGTGTAGGTGTTAAGCGTGGGGTTCGATGAGGCGGGTGCAAAGATGTTGTTCTCGGGTCCCTGGCCCAGACTCGATCCTGTTAGTGGTTAGTGGCAGTCGATGGCACGCGGGGAGAAGAGAGCGGGTTTTCTTGTTAGCGCTAGTCTTGGGTATGATCCCAATCCCGCCCAGCCTGCCTCTTCTTAGCCCCCTCTCCGGACAGCACAGAGaaaatattctatataaaTGTTAATCTATCAGGCAACAGTCAAACTTCCTTATAAACTTGATTCTATTATATTAATTCAAGATCTCGTAATTGATGTTAATTTCAAGACATGGACATTAAGAAATTGGTTGTGCTATCAAAAGTATTTTCATTTCAGCTGCTAGATTGTGTAAGCTTAAAATACAAAAGCAAATTTTAGGTTGTAAAGCTTTTTAGTGCTAATATagttgaattgaatttgagATATATGCTATGCATAGCTTCACAAAATGGGAGTTTTACTGCCACTTGAGTGTGGAAATAGACGTTGCATGGTGccttttttctctctgtacTGTTGCTTCCTAAAACATGCAGAAGTGATCGGCGGAGAGGGGCGCGGCTGGGGCGGGTGGGTGGTTAGCGGTCGAGTATTTGCAAGCCTTGAGCGAATGAGGCGATGAATGAGTGAGCGAGCGAGTGATTGATTGGTTGGTTGATTGAGAGTCGAATTGAGTGTTAGATTGATTGAGTCAGCGGAAGCGCTCAGTGTGTTGGTGTGGGTGTTAGATCGCCATACAACATATTACATTCAGGTATATAgcatagatatatataaatggaaaTGATCACACAACTTAACAAATACTTggggccaaacaaaaaaaaaatccaaaataagTTCGATAATTTGGAATAAAGCTTATAGCCTTGCAGAGTTTCGAGGCTAAGAAAGAGTATTCGAAAACGTAATTATTGGGCAATAGGCCAGTAACGCCacattatttgtatatttcagaaaatattatttcttgaATTGCATTCTCGTCTCTGCGAGGCTATTGTAATCTTCGACGCCCGAAGTCAGCTCTTGTGCCCCCAGAAATTTGTTGGAATCAACCCGAAATAACTTGTTTTGGGGAACCAAAAAGATGTAGCCGCCAATCGCCGGTCGCCAAACCTCGAAATTCGAATTACGAAACACGATGCCAATCGCCTGGACAACTCCCCCAGGGAAGCGCACAATGAGTAATCAAGTGGGGGGTTCCAAGCTAAATACCTGACGGATTGGCCGAGGGGGCTGCCAAGTTGGGGCTGCTGTTCGAGGCGGTTGATCCTCCGCCGGAGCGCCGTTTGCAGGTGGGATAGTTGCCGCAATCCTTGCCGTCACGCTGGTTGTAGCTGCACGAGTCGCTGGTGATGACGCACTCCTCGGTGGGCAGGCAGCCAATGTCCCCGCATCCACGGCCGTACTCTTCGCCCGCGGGAAATTCGATTAGGTTCAAGGATTACGGATTACGATTTACGGGTTGCGGATTACGGATTTCGGATTTCGGGTTGCGGATTGCGGGTTTCAGTGTGTGTTTTGTGGATCACAGTGGGTGGGTCAAAATCATacggaaaaaaagaaaatcaaattataagCCTGCTCAAAATCGGGGATACCACATCTGGCTTCAGTATGTCAATGATGGAGGGGCAAGGGTTGATGAAGGCATGAAAGGTTCACCACCGATCCAACGGATCGGTGCTCATTTCAGGAGTACTGAttacacaacacaacaaaTGGCCGTGGGGTGGTGGCTTTCCGGGACAGTAGTGGGTGGAACGGTGTCCACGAAAGCCAACCCCCACGCggaatattacgtatacgtactGGAGTAGGCGTCCACGGTGTAGCCGCTGCTGGCGAGGACCGCCAGAGTCAGCAGAGGCAGTGCCAGCATCCTGTTGCTCGCTATCGGTGTCACGCCCTTGGATCAAAACTTGCTGCAAAGTACAAGAtggaaaaatacttttttcaGTTGGCCAACTTTCGCACTAGAGTTAAAACAAGTTTTGAAGGCAGTTTGCTCACAAAAAACACGCATATGCCGAAGTAACCAATCAAAAGTGCATCACAAGCTTGCAATGCCAGTTGGTattatgttttgatttctgtCCTCTATATTATAACCATaaatttattgtatatttatttacattttgaaaaCAGGAAATCAGGCAATCTTAAccgaagtaaattttatttatcgtGCTAGCATAAAGCTTGTCTTTCTCCTTGCTCCACttggtttttaaataattccacgTACCACGCAAGCCTTACACTTGCGAAACGCACTGTGGCTAGACAGCTGAGACAGCCGCTcctgattattatttatatgctGCAGCACAGCCAGGGGGCTGTACCCTTTTGGCAAGCCAAGTTTATTTATCACATTGACAGCTGGCTCAAGTTCATTGCGGTCCCGATGCGTCACAGGGAGAAATGGGAAAGTTTGGGCAAAGAAATGGCCAAATGCAGATGGAGAGCGACCAAATGGCGTCGCATTTGTTTGGCAGAAAAAATGGGTACTCGATTTCCCACATGCAATCAAACCAGCTGCTCTGTTTCCAATCGAAATCCCCGCGGCAAGATTCGAAAATCGcacaaacaagaaaaaagttGGTAGgatattaacaaaaaataagaaaatatacaaacatatatatacagctAAATATTTTCCTCTCAAGCGCGGAAGCTTAGCTATTTGTtcattatttcaaaatattaaaaatcattaaacTGCCCTGCGTTCTGAGGAAAATTCCCAAGAAAGCGGGAAATTCCAAGTTTCGTTCGCCGTTTCTGAACTCTTCAAGGGCCTTGAAAACCGTCAACTCATTCCAGTCAGCCCACCTGGAGCAGACActccatcaccatcaccatcacagTCTCCCGTGGCTCTTAATCAATTGCCCTCCAGCGAGTAGAAAAAAAACGGGGAGGTCTCGAATATTTTCCGCGTTGCAATATCAAACAATTTCAAGAACTTTTTCATCATTTTCCCTTCTTGGCCGTCGTCCACTCGCAACATTTCCATATTCAAATTTTACAAATGACTCGGCTACTTATTCGGGGGACACGACCAGAAAATGTTCCCCAGCCGTGGAGAAAATGAATTTACGATTCGTTCGTCTTGATTAATTTCGAATTCCGCTTAAAGATCTGCGTTCTTCGgcatgaaatggaaattcttcGGGAATtaccaaatgaaaaatgaagaTGCATAAATTTGCTGCCTCTCTATATGTTGCTGTTTCCCATTTTgcaaagtgaaaaataaaataatcatgAAAAGGAGTAGGCTGCCATAATAAAATGGCGCACTCATACACTTCACTATCAAGCGATTTATgtcgctttatttatttatttaatttactaaaGCAGATTTTGAAAAGAGCTCTTTAAATTACTATATTTAAGCACTCTTTTTCGTTTATataagcaattaaaacaattgaaaagttaATTTACCATATtgctatatactatatatgtatatatatactatatatatactatatatgtatatatatactatatatatactatatatgttatatactatactattatactgtaaatttaatttaaataacatgAGTATATAATAAGTTTTCCAGCACATAGGGTAGCCTAAGAGCACCATTTCGGTGCTTTAAAACGCTTTCGTCTTTCTTGCCCGCAACTCGACTCGTGTACTGTCCGGCTGGCTGACcgtttgtccgtccgtatgtccgcctgtccgtctgtccgctTGTCCGTCCGGCTGTCCCCGTACATTTGTCTGTGCGGGCCACGTCCCGGTCGACGGAAGCCAAAAGTGGAAATGCATGATAAATGACACAAGGTTTGCCTCTCTTTTTTGCCACTGTTAttttttgcctcttttttttgccgcagcagcaacagaagatGTGCGGGGGGGGGGGGCGTGGGCGGTCCTTGTACAACAACATGAAGAACGagagcggcaacaacaattttcatttcaagacacaacacacaaatacaaaacatGGATTCTAGGACATCGAGAAAGTGAGCAAAAAGGGGGCTCGCGGCACGAAAATTGTGAAACGATGACGTCGTAAATGTTTTGTTGCAACATTTTTCTGTTGTAAGCGAAAGAAACCAActaaaaaaatcgaaaaacaaagccaaaaaggAGCAACAAAGACAGTTAGATACGGCGTGCAGAACTCGAGAAAAATGAAGTAAAAACAGCAGAGCAAACTGTCCGCGAAACGGAAGCGCAAATAAAACAACTGCAAGGGGTGCCCAGCCAAGCGGTCAGTGGCGTCGGAAGGGACCTGTGTATGTGCGGGGCGGGGGTACAAGGGTACAGGGGTCCGGATGGAGTCCACAGAGAAGGGGGGGCTTAAACCGCAGGACGCCCCAGTGAGGCAGGCAGGCATGGAAAGTGGtgactaaaacaaaaacaacaggcGTAATATtgaacaaacatatttttttaaagttgCCTTAGGGAAATGGTACATCAAAAGTAATTGCCAACTTGATTTgtgataataatatataatataataatatataataataatgtataatAATATTCCTTTCATTGTATGGCGAACTTAACTTTACTAATACTTTTGGAGCCAAGCGAAAACGTTTTCAAAATTAATCGTTTCTGGAATCTCCcagtatttaaataaatctaagTGATGTACTTAGAAGTAAAGCTGCtacttcataaataaattattaagtgtTAATTGGAATACTGCAAGTGCACGGCGCTTAAACTATTAAGTTTTCGCCAGGCATTTTTGCAGCAAACTCAACTACGGCAGTGCGGCCAAGTTAAGCTATATATCCGGAACCCGCCCATCTGACCCACCGACAACAGGAAGGAGAACAAGCCACACCAACGAGCACCGCCCGagggaaagcggaaaagcggcgaGGAGATGCGGGCGAGAGGGGCGAGAGGGGCGGGCGGGCGGCTGAAAGTCGggaaaaacagcagcagcgccgcTTCAACGCTTGGGTTCGCAAGGCATAAACCGAAAATTCACACTTGGTTACTTCCTTCATGACTTTGGATATTATTGTGGTTTATGTTAGTGCTGTCACTTGCCCGCcggccagccacgcccccccaaCGCCGCCTCCTTAACCCTCCGACGGCCTCGTGATGTATGACTCCATGAAATGCGATATATTcatgttaaattatttttttttttttttttgctacaAAAAACGAGGAACAGAAAAGTCGAGCAGACGAGGACCCGGAGAAGGCGACATCAGAGAGCGAGAGTCGCTGAACAAGTTTAAAACAACCAAAGTGCAAAGTTTGGCGCcagttttaaattgcaattgcaattgaacaaacaattaaaacttttaaatattgtgACAGCATTTTCACAGTTAATTGCACAGGCGAacgagcagctgctgcctccGCCGGTTCACCAGTTCGCCAATCTGCCAGTCTGCCAGTTTGCCAGCTTGGCAACCCCACAGCTCATTCACTCATTCCCTCATTCATTAGTtccaattcatttcaaaaacttCTCCCACTGCCCGGGAAAGTCCAcagtttggccaaaaggccaaaagcCTGTCAAAATAGGTGCAAAAAAGCGCTGCTCTCTTTTTATCTGCAGTTCTTGCAGCGGCCAACTGACAAACTGACAACCATTTGTCATTAGCCAGGGGGCGTTGGGGCTAGGGGGCGTGGTCGCGCATGCGACACTACACTGCAACAAACACTGAATGTCGAACTAATActttacaatatttaatttcaagtacTTGAACAACTTCAAGACTGTAGAAAATGTATCACAAATGCTTAATAGGCAGTGAAATATTGGCTATATATAAGAGAATtgaagaattttaattttagaaattgtttagttttttaagGTCGCAtattttctctgagtgcagcTCTAAACACAACGATCTGTCCAGTGAGAGCAACTTTAATTACGAAACGTCGCGGGctgatttttcaaatttatttcggTTCGGCTGGCGAATTTCTGGCTTATTAAATTCCGTCAgctaaatacaaaaaagtggAAACGCGCAAAAAAAATCGAGAAATAGGATGGCGAAAATCGTCAAAAAGGTAGCCCATTCCGTCCCGTTCCCGGCAAAAATGTCAATTTGTGGCCAGAACAGGCTCGGGGCCAGCAGCGTATCACAAAAAGGCAGGCAacgcaaatacaaaaaaaaaaaaaaaaaaacaagagagaatgctatccgactatcagatacccgttactcagctagtgtgaatgcgatatttcataatttttctgggatatcgaaaGATGTTGGTgattaaaatgagaaaaaaattgaTGCATGTCGATAGAAATTCACAGGACTAATACAATTAtgaaaaatttcgaaaaatggtttaaaagcTTTTGATCCTAAtccaagaatatatatactttataaagtcggaaacgcttccttctgcctgttacatacttttcaatgaatctagtataccctttcgctctacgagtaacgggtataaaaaggaGAGTAAagcgagcaaaaaaaaaaacataccgGAAGAAGGAAAATCTTTGTAAGgcagttaattaaaaacttcacATAAAGAGCCTAGGGTGGGCGGGTGTAGACgggaaggggcgtggcatgtgtgCTAGGAAAAGCGGCGACAAAAGAAAAGCTGCCAAAGAGTTTCCGACTGCAgccataattaaaaaagtCTGCAGCCGAAATTGAAACCCATATTGAGAGCGGTTCAatggggcgtatgcgtgatttgGGCCTCCGGCGCTTACGCATTCAATTAGGTTACAAATTACTAGCCCCCAACAATCGGGTGATGAATGGGTTCGCATTTCTTGGCTCTGgcacttttttatttcatttttatttcgcaGCGTGAGAGaagtggcatgtggcatgtggcgcCTTGCCGGACAAAAGTGCACGGCGAGAAATGGGTCATCGATTTGGCACTGACAGAAAACAGTGACTTCTCTGACTAGCCAATTACCAATTATGAATATGAGTAATGATATAAGTATGGTAGTCACGCAacacaattttcttttctactactactacgtcattttaaaagttattgccattttcttcaattttatttggtatttgtAGGAGGCAGTGCctttagttattttatttgcgcGTATTTCAGCTTATTTTTATGATATGGAAAACTTGGTGACTGCTGACAATATTTCGAGTATCCGTTTCTCTCGTCTGTGTCAGCAAATTAGCAAAATACGAGTCCAAGCTGCTTGCAGTATTTTTCTCTGTATGTCAGGTGCCATGCCgacacgatgatgatgattgatTTCGTTAATTTAGTTGAGCAGCTGAGCTCGTGGCGGGCCATGAAAAATGCATGACACTCGGCGATGGAAGGTGTTTGGTTGTGCAGTGAAGCGGTGGTCCAGTGCTGCGGTGGGTGGCCACTAACTGAGTTAATCCGATGGCTGAAAGAGGAGGCAGCAGATGTTCCTCGGACTGCTGTCTCCGCATGGCTGTCCATTGAAAGCTGCTGAAAGAGACCACTCGTATGGGTAGTTTTCGGGGGTCAATTGTTGGCGAGCGATTCTCAGACTGAACTATATCAGATTCTGGTGAGGGTTAAGGGTTAAAGCTTTGTTTGCTCGCCTAATCGGGGAATCCTATTCACTTTCAGTTCGCATGCGAATTTAATTGTGGTTTGGTTTAATGTGTGATAGTGGTGCTATTTAGGTTGTAGAACCTTTCCTGAAAGTCTTCTAATTAGACCATTACAGTTTTCTTGTAATTAGGTCGGCTTTTGACTTAGCATATAGCT
This Drosophila simulans strain w501 chromosome X, Prin_Dsim_3.1, whole genome shotgun sequence DNA region includes the following protein-coding sequences:
- the LOC27207460 gene encoding glycine-rich cell wall structural protein 1.0 isoform X1 translates to MLALPLLTLAVLASSGYTVDAYSKYGRGCGDIGCLPTEECVITSDSCSYNQRDGKDCGNYPTCKRRSGGGSTASNSSPNLAAPSANPSDPEVGHNAYAPNAPSAPLPEAGANGGAAGGGGSGGYGGGFSAGGHSLYPSLPNSNGGGGGGAAPYNPYGGGGGNGGYGGYNPYNGGYQPPSSGGYQPQAPGGYQPRPGYTPPAPGYENNGGGGAQKPKDKEGGFFSNFFSNPAVSQAVSGIIAGQIAKQLQGGGAGGPGGGQPAGGYQPSGGYGGGPAAGGGGGGGSGGSNILGGLLGSVLSGGGGNAGAGGGGASSFLGSLLSGGNSNRGAQQGGGGSGGLGDIFSSKNFGGLFSENPSSRGGGASSSDGGAKGYPTQAPGNYYG
- the LOC27207460 gene encoding pro-resilin isoform X3, with amino-acid sequence MLALPLLTLAVLASSGYTVDAYSRSSLGQGPENNIFAPASSNPTLNTYTYNHQQGGGDSGGDGAHGHGHGNGNGNGGNGNDRDKGGNAGAAGASSTGVIDPHYVFGAKHHMPVIPNMPIFPYNSPTSAPPFQQFPQPNHPGSVLNPGYPMHGLQPVNPYNPPFIFGQLPFYGGGGPTGTGGPPGGVGGGGNGGVGGGVGLPSSTLGILGGGGGGLAPYGSNYQGYQGYQSQHSNANMYNKPPPQYQNQNQQNPYNRRTQAHPSAAGSLGGLGMPALILGLVLALLPHT
- the LOC27207460 gene encoding WW domain-containing protein C660.06 isoform X4, which translates into the protein MLALPLLTLAVLASSGYTVDAYSKYGRGCGDIGCLPTEECVITSDSCSYNQRDGKDCGNYPTCKRRSGGGSTASNSSPNLAAPSANPSGSVLNPGYPMHGLQPVNPYNPPFIFGQLPFYGGGGPTGTGGPPGGVGGGGNGGVGGGVGLPSSTLGILGGGGGGLAPYGSNYQGYQGYQSQHSNANMYNKPPPQYQNQNQQNPYNRRTQAHPSAAGSLGGLGMPALILGLVLALLPHT
- the LOC27207460 gene encoding protein pygopus isoform X2, which encodes MLALPLLTLAVLASSGYTVDAYSKYGRGCGDIGCLPTEECVITSDSCSYNQRDGKDCGNYPTCKRRSGGGSTASNSSPNLAAPSANPSGSSLGQGPENNIFAPASSNPTLNTYTYNHQQGGGDSGGDGAHGHGHGNGNGNGGNGNDRDKGGNAGAAGASSTGVIDPHYVFGAKHHMPVIPNMPIFPYNSPTSAPPFQQFPQPNHPGSVLNPGYPMHGLQPVNPYNPPFIFGQLPFYGGGGPTGTGGPPGGVGGGGNGGVGGGVGLPSSTLGILGGGGGGLAPYGSNYQGYQGYQSQHSNANMYNKPPPQYQNQNQQNPYNRRTQAHPSAAGSLGGLGMPALILGLVLALLPHT